A DNA window from Drosophila biarmipes strain raj3 chromosome 2R, RU_DBia_V1.1, whole genome shotgun sequence contains the following coding sequences:
- the LOC108029929 gene encoding glutathione S-transferase 1, with the protein MSSSGIVLYGTDLSPCVRAVRLTLKALSLDYEFKEVDLQKGEHLSEDYLKKNPQHTVPVLDDNGTILWDSHAIAAYLVDKYGKSDELYPKDLVKRAIVNQRLFFEASVTYPGLANIVAPFWVSGVTEVPQEKLDTVHRGLKLLESFLASAPYLVGDSLTLADLVSGPTVSALRAAVDIEPTEYPKVCAWLDRLNQIPFYKEINEGPVQGYVAFLRSQWTKLGA; encoded by the coding sequence ATGTCGAGCTCGGGAATCGTACTCTATGGAACGGACCTAAGTCCCTGTGTGAGGGCTGTCCGCCTGACCCTCAAGGCCCTGAGCTTGGACTACGAGTTCAAGGAGGTGGACCTTCAGAAGGGGGAGCATCTGAGCGAGGACTACCTGAAGAAGAACCCCCAGCACACGGTGCCGGTGCTGGATGACAATGGCACCATCCTCTGGGACTCCCACGCCATCGCCGCCTACCTGGTGGACAAGTACGGGAAGTCGGACGAGCTGTACCCCAAGGACCTGGTCAAGCGGGCGATCGTCAACCAGCGCCTCTTCTTCGAGGCCAGCGTGACCTATCCAGGACTGGCCAACATAGTCGCTCCCTTCTGGGTCAGTGGTGTGACTGAGGTGCCCCAGGAGAAGCTGGACACGGTTCACCGGGGTCTGAAGCTGCTGGAGAGCTTCTTGGCCAGCGCCCCGTATCTGGTGGGTGATTCCCTGACCCTGGCCGACCTGGTCAGTGGACCCACAGTGAGCGCCCTTCGGGCCGCCGTCGACATTGAACCTACGGAGTATCCCAAGGTCTGCGCTTGGCTGGATCGACTCAACCAGATACCCTTCTATAAGGAAATCAACGAGGGTCCTGTTCAGGGCTACGTCGCCTTCCTGCGCAGCCAGTGGACCAAGCTGGGTGCCTAA
- the LOC108029930 gene encoding glutathione S-transferase 1, translated as MSGVLVLYGTDISPPVRACKLTLRALNLDYEYREMDLLAGEQFDEKFLEKNPQHTVPLLDDNGSLIWDSHAIVCYLVDKYAKSDDLYPRDLVRRAQVDQRLFFDASILFMSLRNVSIPYFVHQVNLVPKEKVDNIKDAYGLLETFLGDNPYLNGSTPTLSDFCCGATASSLAAVLELDQEKYPKVAAWLNRLSELPHYEEDNANGLLNYIDLLKPYLKLEE; from the coding sequence ATGTCGGGTGTTTTAGTTTTGTATGGCACGGATATAAGTCCGCCAGTCCGGGCTTGTAAACTGACTTTGAGAGCCCTAAACTTGGACTACGAATACAGGGAAATGGATCTTCTAGCCGGAGAGCAGTTCGACGAAAAGTTCCTTGAAAAGAACCCTCAGCACACGGTGCCGCTGCTCGACGATAACGGATCCCTCATCTGGGACTCACATGCCATTGTTTGCTACCTGGTGGACAAGTACGCCAAATCGGATGATCTGTATCCCAGGGATCTGGTGAGGCGGGCTCAAGTCGATCAGCGTTTGTTCTTTGATGCGAGTATCTTGTTCATGTCCCTGCGGAATGTTAGTATTCCCTATTTTGTTCACCAAGTAAACCTGGTGCCCAAGGAGAAGGTAGATAACATCAAAGACGCCTACGGACTTCTGGAGACCTTTTTGGGAGATAATCCCTACCTAAATGGGTCCACTCCAACACTGTCAGATTTCTGTTGTGGAGCTACTGCCTCTTCGCTGGCCGCTGTTCTCGAACTGGATCAGGAAAAGTATCCCAAGGTGGCTGCTTGGCTCAATCGCCTATCCGAGCTACCCCACTATGAGGAGGATAACGCCAACGGCTTGCTAAATTATATAGACCTTCTTAAGCCCTACCTAAAACTAGAGGAATAA
- the LOC108029872 gene encoding glutathione S-transferase 1-like: MGKLTLYGLDGSPSVRSVFLTLRALGVEFEYKIVNLLEKEHLKPEFLKINPLHTVPVLDDDGFILIDSHAINSYLVGKYGKDDSLYPKDLKRRAIVDQRLHYDSSVVTSAGKNILAPLLGENKTEIPQARIDALEGVYKNLNLFLESGDYLAGDNLTIADFHITAALTAFLVFLPLDATKYPKLAAWIQRIKELPYYEEANGSRAAHFVGFIKSKNFTIA, from the coding sequence atgGGAAAACTTACGCTTTACGGACTTGATGGAAGTCCCTCAGTCCGCTCGGTGTTTCTCACCCTGAGGGCCTTGGGCGTGGAGTTCGAGTACAAGATCGTCAACCTGCTGGAGAAGGAGCACCTGAAGCCGGAGTTCCTCAAGATAAACCCATTGCACACTGTGCCGGTCCTGGACGATGATGGCTTCATCCTGATCGACAGCCACGCCATCAACTCCTACCTGGTGGGCAAGTATGGCAAGGACGATTCCCTGTATCCCAAGGATCTGAAGAGGCGAGCCATTGTTGATCAGCGTCTGCACTACGACTCCAGTGTGGTCACGTCCGccggaaaaaacattttagccCCGCTCCTTGGGGAGAACAAAACGGAGATCCCACAGGCCAGAATCGATGCCCTCGAAGGTGTGTACAAGAACCTGAATCTGTTCCTGGAAAGCGGCGACTACCTGGCCGGAGACAACCTGACCATTGCCGATTTCCACATCACCGCCGCCCTCACCGCATTTCTGGTCTTCCTGCCATTGGATGCCACCAAGTATCCCAAACTGGCAGCCTGGATCCAGCGCATCAAGGAGCTGCCCTActacgaggaggccaatggttCCCGGGCCGCCCATTTCGTCGGGTTCATCAAGAGCAAGAACTTTACTATTGCCTAA
- the LOC108029936 gene encoding glutathione S-transferase 1, which yields MVNPILYGTESSPPVRAVLLTLRALQLEHEFRPLDMQAGDHLKPEMLRKNPQHTVPMLEDGESCIWDSHAIIGYLVNKYAQSDELYPKDPLQRAVVDQRLHFETGVLFHGIFKQLQRALFKENATEVPKDRLAELRDAYALLEQFLADNPYVAGPQLTIADFSIVATVSTLHLSYCPVEGTKYPKLSAWLARLSSLPFYEEDNLRGARSLADKIRAKLPKQFDKLWQKAFEDIKSGTGKQ from the coding sequence ATGGTCAACCCGATTCTATATGGCACGGAGTCCAGTCCGCCGGTCCGGGCCGTTCTGCTGACTCTTCGTGCCCTCCAGCTGGAGCACGAGTTCCGTCCACTGGACATGCAGGCCGGCGATCATCTAAAGCCGGAAATGTTGCGCAAGAACCCGCAGCACACGGTGCCCATGCTGGAGGATGGTGAGTCGTGCATTTGGGACTCGCATGCCATCATCGGGTATCTGGTGAACAAGTACGCCCAGTCGGACGAGCTGTATCCCAAGGACCCGCTGCAGCGGGCCGTCGTGGATCAGCGGCTGCATTTCGAGACCGGGGTCCTCTTCCACGGCATTTTCAAGCAGCTGCAGAGGGCTCTTTTCAAGGAGAATGCCACCGAGGTGCCCAAGGACCGATTGGCTGAGTTGCGCGATGCCTACGCTCTGTTGGAGCAATTTCTGGCGGATAATCCCTATGTGGCCGGACCTCAACTGACCATCGCCGACTTCAGCATTGTGGCCACTGTGAGCACCCTGCATCTGAGCTACTGCCCCGTGGAAGGCACCAAATACCCCAAGCTATCCGCCTGGCTGGCTCGCCTTTCCTCGCTGCCCTTCTACGAGGAGGACAACCTAAGAGGAGCCCGCTCGCTGGCCGATAAGATACGCGCCAAGCTTCCCAAGCAGTTCGACAAACTGTGGCAAAAGGCCTTCGAGGACATCAAGAGTGGAACTGGAAAACAGTAA